The proteins below are encoded in one region of Megalops cyprinoides isolate fMegCyp1 chromosome 14, fMegCyp1.pri, whole genome shotgun sequence:
- the tlr8b gene encoding toll-like receptor 8b: MLVFLCFTCLAHTSVCFWNPRRLPCDVTSANSSVIFDCKGRKLSEVPLHISANATKLDLSENRISTISNDSFWNLSNLTFLNLNLNRIEDGKGSGKKTFSGLVQLRTLLLDGNSLSRVPEDLPHGLTILSLSSNKIEYIASKNFRHIPKIAVLRLNKNCYFGSNCKDPLRIENATFAVLTNLKNLSLTHNRLRNIPPNLPESLVELKLHLNTIQHVGKSELQSLTQLKVLDLSGNCPQCLNAPFPCKPCQTESGSMDIDANAFSDLSNLEELRLSGNSLKKVPSLWFQNLTQLKYLYLSFNFLVSEIATGEFLSVLPHVEIIDFSFNRNIKSYPVRIQLSKTFSKLKSLKTLHMEGYDFQKLNENDLRPLYSLTNLSVLNLGTNFLEIINLPLFHNFFNLSFIYMAENKLTFSFQRGCSACMTQSESEGDSDQDIYPEKRYGPYIHKDEENRFYPASVKQECLIYGPVLDLSKNNIFYINPKRFKGVENTTCLNLSANSIVDSFNGTEFIHFPNLNYLDLSYNKMYMSHDYAFSELKNLKVLDLSHNKHYFVVTGVTHNLAFLKHLQFLKVLNLSWNEISTLTYKGMVSSSLEELQFQGNRLDIMWKHDQHYFGLFKQLKNLTHLDLSYNKLHHIPPGVYAHFPTSLKSLILSKNKLRFFDWQTLQYFHQLEELDLSENKLRNMTENLLLCTKTLRVLDLSYNRIAHLSDGFLGGAKSLQSLDLSFNRLTLLNHSTFLSGPDNYIKELSLKGNPFLCTCDLFDFILWIDHNDVKIPRLATEVTCNMPANKKGKGVIYLETDACINDSKAFMFYLISFSFVFCTMAVSVTLHLFYWDASYIFHLWRAKIKGYHYLRSTDTIYDAFVTYDTKDPLVSDWVLNHLRQELEENGDKLFPICLEERDWTPGAPVIENLSQSIRQSRKTVFVLTEAYVRSGIFKMAVYLAHQRLLDDNMDVMVLLLLQPVLRHSRLLRLRRRLCGRSILEWPRNPSAEHWFWQCLRNAIRVDNQVMYSKLYSSYFTSK, from the coding sequence ATGTTGGTTTTCTTGTGCTTCACCTGCCTTGCACacacctctgtgtgtttctggaaTCCAAGGCGACTACCATGTGATGTGACATCTGCCAACTCTTCAGTCATTTTTGACTGTAAAGGAAGGAAGCTCTCCGAAGTGCCTCTTCACATCAGTGCAAATGCAACCAAGCTGGACCTTTCTGAAAATCGAATATCTACAATCTCCAATGATTCTTTCTGGAATCTAAGCAATCTGACCTTTTTAAACCTCAACTTGAATAGGATTGAAGATGGCAAgggcagtggaaaaaaaactttttcaggATTAGTTCAATTAAGAACATTGCTCCTCGATGGTAATTCGCTTTCCAGGGTCCCTGAAGATCTCCCCCATGGGTTAACAATTCTCAGTTTAAGTTCAAACAAAATTGAGTACATTGCATCAAAAAACTTCAGACACATCCCAAAAATTGCAGTTCTGAGATTAAATAAGAATTGTTATTTTGGAAGCAACTGTAAAGACCCCTTACGTATTGAAAACGCAACCTTCGCTGTCTTAACCAATCTCAAAAACCTGTCATTAACACATAATAGACTGAGAAATATACCTCCGAATCTCCCAGAATCCCTTGTTGAACTTAAACTCCATTTAAATACAATCCAGCATGTTGGCAAATCTGAATTACAAAGCCTAACACAGCTGAAGGTTCTTGATTTGTCAGGTAACTGTCCTCAATGCTTAAATGCCCCTTTTCCATGCAAACCCTGCCAGACAGAAAGTGGCTCCATGGACATAGATGCCAATGCTTTCAGTGACCTTTCAAACCTTGAAGAATTACGTCTTTCAGGAAATTCCCTCAAAAAAGTCCCTTCCTTGTGGTTTCAAAATTTAACCCAGTTGAAGTATTTGTACTTGTCTTTCAATTTTCTGGTTAGTGAAATTGCCACAGGagaatttctttctgttttaccACATGTGGAAATTATTGACTTTTCTTTCAATCGCAATATTAAATCATATCCAGTCAGAATACAgctttccaaaacattttccaaactaaaatcattaaaaacattgcatATGGAGGGTTATGACTTCCAAAAActtaatgaaaatgatttgagACCCCTCTACAGTTTAACAAATCTCTCTGTACTTAATTTGGGGACAAACTTTCTTGAGATTATAAATCTCCCCCTTTTCCACAACTTCTTCAACCTTTCCTTTATTTACATGGCAGAAAATAAACTGACGTTCTCATTCCAGAGAGGATGTAGTGCATGTATGACTCAATCTGAAAGTGAAGGCGATTCAGACCAGGATATATACCCTGAAAAAAGATATGGCCCCTACATTCACAAAGATGAAGAAAATCGTTTTTATCCTGCCTCAGTCAAGCAGGAATGCCTTATTTATGGACCAGTGCTGGACCTTAGTAAAAACAACATATTCTACATTAATCCAAAACGTTTCAAAGGTGTGGAAAATACTACTTGTCTCAATCTCTCTGCTAATTCCATTGTAGATTCTTTCAATGGTACtgaatttatacattttccaAATCTCAACTATTTGGATTTGTcttataataaaatgtatatgaGCCATGACTATGCattttctgaattaaaaaaCCTAAAAGTCCTGGATTTAAGTCAcaacaaacattattttgtggTGACAGGTGTAACTCATAATTTAGCTTTCCTCAAACACCTTCAGTTTTTGAAAGTATTAAATCTGAGTTGGAATGAAATCAGTACTCTCACATACAAGGGCATGGTGAGCAGTTCTTTAGAAGAGTTACAGTTTCAGGGGAATCGGTTAGACATAATGTGGAAACATGACCAACATTATTTTGGCCtttttaaacaactgaaaaatttAACCCACCTGGATCTGTCCTACAATAAGCTTCATCACATTCCACCTGGTGTTTATGCCCATTTCCCAACATCACTGAAAAGCCTGATTTTAAGTAAAAATAAGCTTAGATTTTTCGACTGGCAGACATTGCAGTATTTTCACCAACTTGAAGAATTAGatttaagtgaaaataaattgcGCAACATGACTGAAAATTTATTATTGTGTACAAAGACGTTAAGGGTGTTGGATCTCAGTTACAACAGAATTGCTCATCTTTCTGATGGCTTTCTGGGGGGTGCCAAAAGTCTGCAGTCACTTGATCTCAGTTTCAACCGACTAACTCTCTTAAACCATTCCACTTTCCTTTCAGGACCAGACAACTACATTAAGGAGTTGTCCCTGAAGGGAAATCCATTCCTCTGTACATGTGATCTTTTTGATTTCATCTTGTGGATTGATCATAATGATGTTAAGATCCCACGACTGGCGACTGAAGTGACCTGTAACATGCCAGCCAATAAAAAAGGCAAAGGGGTAATATATTTAGAAACAGACGCGTGCATAAATGACAGCAAGGCATTTATGTTTtacttaatttctttttcttttgttttttgcaccatGGCTGTATCTGTGACACTGCATCTGTTTTATTGGGACGCTTCCTATATTTTCCACTTATGGAGGGCAAAAATAAAGGGCTACCATTATCTCAGGTCAACAGACACTATCTACGATGCCTTTGTTACGTACGACACCAAAGACCCTCTTGTCTCAGACTGGGTCCTGAATCATCTGCGGCAAGAGCTAGAGGAGAACGGGGACAAGCTATTCCCGATCTGTCTGGAGGAGCGGGACTGGACCCCGGGGGCGCCTGTGATCGAAAACCTCTCGCAGAGCATCAGACAGAGCCGCAAGACCGTCTTTGTGCTGACGGAGGCCTATGTACGGAGCGGGATCTTCAAGATGGCCGTGTACCTGGCCCACCAGAGGCTGCTGGATGACAACATGGACGtgatggtgctgctgctgctgcagcctgtCCTGAGGCACTCCCGCCTGCTCCGCCTCCGTAGGCGTCTGTGCGGGAGGAGCATCCTGGAGTGGCCCAGGAACCCCTCCGCGGAGCACTGGTTCTGGCAGTGCCTGAGGAACGCCATCAGAGTGGACAATCAGGTGATGTACAGCAAGCTGTACTCCAGCTACTTCACCTCCAAGTAG